Within Deinococcus roseus, the genomic segment ATGGACAGACCGGAATCTCCGCGGGCGAGTTGCAACATGTCGTTGACCAGCCGTCCCAGCCTGGTGCCTTCTCGCTGCACATCCATGATGATTTCCCGTTTTTCCCGTTCGGGAATGTGTGGGTGACGGATCAGGATGTCCAGGTTGCCCTGAATGGCAGTCAGGGGGGTTCTGAGTTCGTGGGCAGCATCCGCCACAAAGCGTTTTTGCACGTTCATCAATTCACGCAACTGGATTTCCTGATCCTGCAGGGCTTCTTCGGCCATTTTGCGGTCATGCATTTCGATGCATCCCCCGATGAAGCCCAGAAAGCTTCCTCGGGCAGAAAACCGGGGCACGCCACGGGCCAGAATCCAGCGGTATTGCCCATCAAAGCGCCTCAGGCGGTACTCAATCTGGAATTCTGTACGCTCCTGGAAGCTCTGGTGGTACACCGTGAGGTAATGCTCGATGTCCTCCGGGTGCACCCGCTCGGTCCAGCCATAACCTGCGCTCTGTCCAGAGGTGTGTCCGGTGAATTCCAGCCAGGTTTTGTTGAAGAAGGTGCGGTTCTTGCTCTGGTCGCTCATCCAGATCAGGATGGGCACGCTGTTGACCACCGCCCGGAAGCGCTGTTCGCTTTCGTTGAGGGCCTGCTCGATCTGCCTGCGTTCGGTGATGTCCAGGGCCAGACCCAGCACCAGCAGGGCGTTGTCAGAACGGGAGAACACGGTGTACTTCACAAAAAACCAGCGCCAGCTTCCGTCCTTGTGCCGGAAACGGGCCTCCAGGCTCAGCACCTCCCCTTCAGAAAGGTGTTCCATGCGTTCCAGCACCCGCTGGGTGGCCGATAGGTCTTCCTGGTGCACCAGATTCAGCACGTCCTGCACGGACATGCTTTCGATTTCCTCGGGGATGTAACCCAGCACTTCGGCCATGTGCTGGTTGGAGTACACGATGTGCTGCTTGTGCAGGTCAATCAGGTAGATCACCACCGGAGCGGTCTGCATGATTTTGTCCCGAAACAGCTGGCTTTCTTGCAAGATGCGCTCAGAGGTTTTCTGTCGGGTGATGTCCTGAATGGTGGCCCCGATCCCCAGCACGTGCCCTTCAGGGGTGCGCACCGGAAAGTAATTCACCAGCCAGTCCTGCACAGGCCTGCCCATGCCTTCTGGCATGCTGTATTCCAGATTCAGCACAGACGTGCCTGTTGCGATCACGCTCTGCAGCTGGTGTTCAATCAATTGCCCAAACACCGGGAAGCGGTTGAGGGGCGTGGACCCGATGAAATCCTCAACGGTGCTGTTGAGCATCTGGGCCATGGTCTGGTTGACCATCTTGAAGGTGGCCTGGTTGTCCAGAAAAGCCAGCCCGATGGGTGCGTTGTACATGATGGCCTGCAGCAGGGCCACGGTTTCCTGATGCTGCTGGATCAAATGGTTTTGCTGCTGGTGGAGCCTTTGGCGCTCCAGGGTCTGGGCCACCTGCCGGGCAATGTTGCGCATCAGGTTGTGGTCTTCCCCGGTCAACAGGTGGTTTTCCCCGAAACCAAAGTACAGCACCCCCATCACCTGCTCTCCCATGCTGATGGGCAGCAGCACCACCACAGACCCGCGAATGTCTTCTTTCAAAGGCAGCAGGCCAGGGTAACGCTCCACCAGTTCGTTTTTGCTGGAGACCAGCATGGGCTGACCAGTGCGGGCCACCTCGGCCACAGGGTTGTGTGCAGTCAGGGGGATGAAATGCATCTGGCTGGCCACCGCTGGATTGGCATCCTGCCAGGAGAGCACCTCCAGTCCATCCAGTCCATATTGCTGTTCCTTGCGAATGAAAATGGTAGAGGTGATGGCCCCCATCACCTGCTGGCTCTCGCGCAGGATCACCTCCTGCAGTTCTTCTTCAAGGTGGTCTTCCAGCAACACCTCGGAGATTTTCAGCAGTGCAGAGGTGTAACGCAGGGTGGAGTCATTCTGTGGACCGGAACGGGAGGATTTGAACAGGGACCGCACGGCCCTGGAAAGGGCAGGCAGCAACACTTCCAGCAAATCTGCTCCTCTTGAGCTTTGACGCTCTGGGCCACCTGCCAGCAGAACTGCGTTTTCCAGCCGTGACATCCAGAGCCCGTTTTCGCGCTGCAGGGGTTTCAGCAAACAGGTTTCGGTGCCGGGCATGTCAGACCATTCGGCAAAAGAAGGGAGGTCTGCAAAGGGAGGGTTCCCCGTGCTGGCCAGCATCTGCTGCTGTTCTGAAAAAAGCACCATCCAGAAAGGATCTTCCAGCTGGGCCAGCGCCTGATGCAACTCAAAAAGTGCCGCCTGAACAGAAGTGGCCTGCTGAACTGCCTGGCTGAGCTCCCGCAGGGCGGGCAGTGTCCATACATCTTTGTCCAGCCTGGCCTGATCCATCACACCCCCAGTGTATTCACTCCAGCAACCAGAGGAAAGCTCTCCTTCAGGACGCATTCAGCCAGCGGTTACAGTTGGCTTCAGTTCCTCATTTTCTCCTCTGGTTGCAACGTCCATTTGTTTGCACTGATTGTTTGCGCTGAATGGAGTTCTGTTTGCTCTGGTCCAGTTACTCTGATCCAGGCTGGAACGTGTCTTCAATCTGTCTTCCTGTGCGGGATTCTTCTTCCAGTTCCCCTTGCACATCCGGGGTGTCAGGAAGGGGAGCAGGTGCACCACCAATTGTGTCCCCCAGACCGGGGGTGTGGTCTGGCATGCTCAGGTCTCCGGCAGGGGTGCTGCCGTCACGGGTGCCTCCGGTGGTGTTCTCCATGTCTCTCGGTTCGATGGGCATGCTGTACCTCCATAACCTGCAAGGTTTCTGGGCGGTTTCTGGGCATTGTTGTGCAGAAAATTGTTTTGCAGAAAACAGTTTCCAGGTGCAGGGTTGTATGCCATCATCTGTCGATTTGCAGGGGGATTCTGCTGCAAATGAAACAGTCTTTTGCAGGGTTTTTTGTAGTGCCTTGAGACAGGTTTCAGGATGTTCAGTCCGGGCCGTGTGACGCTGCCCAACACGGCCCGGAGTGTTCGCATTTCCACATTGAGCATTTCTTTCAACAATTCTCAGGACCCTGAAACCCGTGTGAATCCTTACCTCCGCATCTGCGGGTGCTTCTTACAATCAGGCCATGAGCGAGCAGACGGTTCCCACAGCACATCCTGAAGAAAAACCCAATCCCAAGGCAGATCCTGCGGCCCACCACAAATCGGGGTTGCAGAAAATCCTTCCGGTGTTTAAAGATGCGTTTCAGGCCTTCAAGGCAGACGATGTCCCCACCATGGCCGCTGCCCTGGCGTACCGCACCATTTTCACCATTGGTCCGCTGTTGCTGCTGGCGGTGGGCATTGCAGGCCTCTTCCTGAACCGCACCGACATCGAATCCAGCATCCAGCGTCAGGTGGTCTCGCAGTTTGGTTCAGCTTCGCTGGATGGCCTCAACGATTTTTTAAACAGCACCCAGAAATCTGGAACAGGAGCCACGTTGTTTGGTTCCCTGCTGCTGGTCTGGACCTCTTCCAGTTTGTTTGTGCAGCTCAAAGAAATGATCAACAGAATCTGGGAAATCCAGCCCGAGAAAACCGGAATTGTACGCATGGTGGTGTCCCGTCTGATGGCTGCGCTGCTCACCATTGTGCTGGGCGTGGTGATCGTGGCTTTTCTGGGCCTCAACGTTTACCTGTCGGTGCAGGCCGAAAACCTGTTCGGGGGCGCGGTGGGCCTGAACCTGCTGCTGAAATTCTTCAGTTTTCTGCTCAGCATCGGCATTTTCACCGGGCTTTTCATGTTGCTGTACCGTTTCCTGCCTGCGGTCAAACTGGACTGGAAGGATGTGCAATTCGGAGCGCTCACCACAGCCGTGCTGTTTGTCATTGGGCAATACCTGATTGGTCTGTACCTGGCCCACTTTTCTCCTGCCGGAAGTTTTGGTGCAGCCGGAACCCTGGTGGTGTTCATTTTGTGGGTGTACCTGAGCGGACAGATGTTCTTCTTTGGAGCAGAGGTCACCTGGGCCTACAGCCACCGTTACGGGACCCTGGCCGCCAGAGAAGCTGCCAGAAACAAAGCCCAGCAGCCTGGACTGAGCGCTGAACAGACCGCAGAAAAAGCCCAGCAGACCCCTGAGAAACCTGTGGTGATTCCTGAGCGTCCCGCCACTGCCCTGATCATGCAACTGATGAGCGGTGTGGCTGGACTGATTGGCGGAGTGCTGCTCACCATTTTGACCTTCCCGGTGGCGGCTGCCCTGGGACTTACAAGGGTGGTGAAAAAGCAGTTGCGCAGGCATTCTGCCTGAGGGTCTCGGCTTGAGGGTCTGGGCCTGGGTGCAGGTGCTTGAAACAGGTTGAATGGAAACTGCTCTGATCAGAAGGAGGCCATGATGTGCCTCCTTCTTTTTTGGTTTTGTTGTGCTTATGGCCGGGCTGGGTCCCTTCCATGAGAGGCAAGCAGCACTTCTGAGCTGGGATGCTCAGATGGTTTCTGAAAAACCCTGTCTGAAACCCCATTTTGACTTGTTTTCACTGAGGTGAACAGCTGAAATTAAACTGAGAGCGTGTGTCATTGATGAAAAGCCGCTGATTTTAATAAGCACCGGCGGAAATGAAGCATGGTGATTTGAATGCCTCATTTGAAACGTCAGATAAATTTGAGAAACCAATAAAGGAACATTTCGCTCAGTCGCAGGCAGGGAAATGCCCTATTTTGTAGTGGTCACATCACTGAAACAGATCCCCTGTCAAGCGGGATCAAGGAGGAACATCATGAGTTATCGTATCTCTGCCGTATTTCCCAGCCAACAGCAAGCCCAGGATGCCGTCAATGAATTGAAATCCAGAGGCATTGCAGACACTGATCTTTCTTTCATTGCGCGTCAGGCCGATGGCACCGTCACCGATGGTCTTGTCGACCACCCCAACCATGAAGATGGCAAAGGGGCAGCCCGCGGTCTGGCCGTGGGGGCCAGTGCAGGCGCACTGTTTGGTCTGGCTGCAGCGTTGATTCCCGGCGTGGGACCCTTCATTACCGCAGGCTTTTTGGCCTCCTCACTGGGCGCAGCCGCAGGTGGAGCCGTCGCCGGAGCTGTGGTGGGTGGCGTCACTGGAACCCTCGCGGGCTCCCTTGCAGACGCTGGTTATGATCGCACCGAAGCCGAATACTACGAACGCTCCCTCAACGATGGTGGCGTGCTGTTGGCTGTGAATGTGCCCGAAAACCAGAACCGCGAGGAAGTCAGCAGCATCCTGCGCAACCACGGAGGCGATGTGAAAGGGGAGGGATTGCAGGGCGTTTCTGGTCAGGGCAGCCTGGCTTCCAGCCTCTCTGGTCGCACCGACACCCCCATGCGTACCGAAAACACCGTGGACCGTTCAGCCGGGCATGCCCCGGACAGCTGGACTGCTGGCACCACCGATCAGCAGAAAGGCCGCCCTCGCCTGTTCCCGCTGGATGAGCTGGTGAACACGCACCGCCACGACATCGCCGGGGTCTACAATCCTGTGGGCCAGACCGTTTACGGCCTGGGCAATGAAAAGGTGGGGACCGTCCATCAGGCCCTCGCCCAGGAAAATGGCCGCATCCGTTACCTGCTGGTGGACGTGGGCAACTGGGCCAGCAACAAAATTGTGGCCATTCCGGTCGGACTCGCACGCATTGAGGACGATGGGGTGTACTTTGACACCCTCAACCGCGAACAGGTCAGCAACCTGAGGGCTTACACCCCCGGTCAGGAATTCACCTACGATTCCCAGCTTGCAGATGAAAGCACCTGGCTGCACCCTGGCAACCATGCCCATGCTGCCACCGAAAACACCGCTTTCAGAGGGGAAACCCGCGAAGGTCTTTACAACAGAGAGGGCCTTTACAACAGCCCCACCCGCCTGCAACTGCTGGAAGAACGCCTGTTTGTGGACAAAGAGCGTTATGTGGCAGGCAGTGTGGAAGTGGGCAAACGCGTGGAAACCCGCACCGAGAACGTCAATGTGGAGCTGGAACGCGAAGAAGTGGTGATTGAACGCCACAAAGTGACCGGAGAACGTCCTGTGGAAGGGGATGTGCAACTGGGCGCAGACCGCCAGACCATCCGGGTGGACCTGGAAGCCGAGCGTGCCGATGTCGAGAAACGCGCTTACGTGACCGAAGAAGTCGAGGTGGGCAAACGCACCGAGACCGAACGCCAGACCTTCACCGAAACCGTGGGCAAAGAGGTGCTGGAGGTCAACAAGACCGGGGATGTGGATGTGCGCGCAGACCGCACTGCTTCTGCAGGACTCCCGGAAGGCACCCGCCTGACCGAAGAGGAAGAAAAAGCCCGTCAAACCACCCTGCGGGACGATCAACTGGGCCGCAAATAAAGCCTGAGCATCAAAAATAGGAAGTCCAGAGCACAACCCGTGTTGTTATGGGTTGTGCTTTTTGTTGTGCTTTTCCAGATACACCAGACAGACTGCTTGCGGCGTTTCCCGTTCCAGGAAAATCTGGTAGCCCAGTTTCTGGTACAGCCGGATGTTGCCCACACTGACCTTTGCGGTGAACAGTTCATAACGCTGAACACCTGCAAATTTTTCCTCAATGTGCTGCATCAGAAGCTGGCCCAGACCTTTACCTTGATGCGAAGGATGCACCATCAGTCTGCCCACATGGCAGGTGTGATTTTGCTGATGTGCCCGCACAGAACCAATGAGCTGGTCTCCTGAACGCAGCACCAGCACAGTTTGCTGTTGCAGGTCTGTTTGCAGGCTTTCCAGGCTCTGCATGAGGGGTGGGATGGGCAGGCCGCCCAGCAGATCCGACTCCGATTGAAAACACAGGCGTTGCAGGGCCAGCAATTCGGGAGCATCCAAGGGCTGGGCAGGTTCAGGCCACAGGTTCATGGCTTCAGTGTGCAAGATGAAATGATCCGGAGATGCCCAGTCTGCTTAGACAGTGCTGGATTTTTGGCATGGCTGGGCTTCAGTTGGTGTTGTTCAGAGAACAGCAGGTGTCCTGGTGGTTTGCCCTGAGAAAAAAGAAGAGGATTTGC encodes:
- a CDS encoding PAS domain S-box protein, translated to MDQARLDKDVWTLPALRELSQAVQQATSVQAALFELHQALAQLEDPFWMVLFSEQQQMLASTGNPPFADLPSFAEWSDMPGTETCLLKPLQRENGLWMSRLENAVLLAGGPERQSSRGADLLEVLLPALSRAVRSLFKSSRSGPQNDSTLRYTSALLKISEVLLEDHLEEELQEVILRESQQVMGAITSTIFIRKEQQYGLDGLEVLSWQDANPAVASQMHFIPLTAHNPVAEVARTGQPMLVSSKNELVERYPGLLPLKEDIRGSVVVLLPISMGEQVMGVLYFGFGENHLLTGEDHNLMRNIARQVAQTLERQRLHQQQNHLIQQHQETVALLQAIMYNAPIGLAFLDNQATFKMVNQTMAQMLNSTVEDFIGSTPLNRFPVFGQLIEHQLQSVIATGTSVLNLEYSMPEGMGRPVQDWLVNYFPVRTPEGHVLGIGATIQDITRQKTSERILQESQLFRDKIMQTAPVVIYLIDLHKQHIVYSNQHMAEVLGYIPEEIESMSVQDVLNLVHQEDLSATQRVLERMEHLSEGEVLSLEARFRHKDGSWRWFFVKYTVFSRSDNALLVLGLALDITERRQIEQALNESEQRFRAVVNSVPILIWMSDQSKNRTFFNKTWLEFTGHTSGQSAGYGWTERVHPEDIEHYLTVYHQSFQERTEFQIEYRLRRFDGQYRWILARGVPRFSARGSFLGFIGGCIEMHDRKMAEEALQDQEIQLRELMNVQKRFVADAAHELRTPLTAIQGNLDILIRHPHIPEREKREIIMDVQREGTRLGRLVNDMLQLARGDSGLSMQEDEVGLHEVLRSAFRDAERLSPDHRLSLGKVEEVNLYGDRDRLKQLLLILLENAIKYTPKGGHIRGSLVCKERRAELRISDSGIGISEEDLPRVFERFYRADRSRQRSEDPGGTGLGLPIAKWIVDQHGGQIWIESELGVGTEVVVQLMVDTVQNP
- a CDS encoding YihY/virulence factor BrkB family protein, with protein sequence MSEQTVPTAHPEEKPNPKADPAAHHKSGLQKILPVFKDAFQAFKADDVPTMAAALAYRTIFTIGPLLLLAVGIAGLFLNRTDIESSIQRQVVSQFGSASLDGLNDFLNSTQKSGTGATLFGSLLLVWTSSSLFVQLKEMINRIWEIQPEKTGIVRMVVSRLMAALLTIVLGVVIVAFLGLNVYLSVQAENLFGGAVGLNLLLKFFSFLLSIGIFTGLFMLLYRFLPAVKLDWKDVQFGALTTAVLFVIGQYLIGLYLAHFSPAGSFGAAGTLVVFILWVYLSGQMFFFGAEVTWAYSHRYGTLAAREAARNKAQQPGLSAEQTAEKAQQTPEKPVVIPERPATALIMQLMSGVAGLIGGVLLTILTFPVAAALGLTRVVKKQLRRHSA
- a CDS encoding PRC and DUF2382 domain-containing protein: MSYRISAVFPSQQQAQDAVNELKSRGIADTDLSFIARQADGTVTDGLVDHPNHEDGKGAARGLAVGASAGALFGLAAALIPGVGPFITAGFLASSLGAAAGGAVAGAVVGGVTGTLAGSLADAGYDRTEAEYYERSLNDGGVLLAVNVPENQNREEVSSILRNHGGDVKGEGLQGVSGQGSLASSLSGRTDTPMRTENTVDRSAGHAPDSWTAGTTDQQKGRPRLFPLDELVNTHRHDIAGVYNPVGQTVYGLGNEKVGTVHQALAQENGRIRYLLVDVGNWASNKIVAIPVGLARIEDDGVYFDTLNREQVSNLRAYTPGQEFTYDSQLADESTWLHPGNHAHAATENTAFRGETREGLYNREGLYNSPTRLQLLEERLFVDKERYVAGSVEVGKRVETRTENVNVELEREEVVIERHKVTGERPVEGDVQLGADRQTIRVDLEAERADVEKRAYVTEEVEVGKRTETERQTFTETVGKEVLEVNKTGDVDVRADRTASAGLPEGTRLTEEEEKARQTTLRDDQLGRK
- a CDS encoding GNAT family N-acetyltransferase, giving the protein MNLWPEPAQPLDAPELLALQRLCFQSESDLLGGLPIPPLMQSLESLQTDLQQQTVLVLRSGDQLIGSVRAHQQNHTCHVGRLMVHPSHQGKGLGQLLMQHIEEKFAGVQRYELFTAKVSVGNIRLYQKLGYQIFLERETPQAVCLVYLEKHNKKHNP